The Xiphophorus maculatus strain JP 163 A chromosome 21, X_maculatus-5.0-male, whole genome shotgun sequence genome window below encodes:
- the LOC102224401 gene encoding elongation factor 1-alpha-like has product MVREKAHVNVVIIGHVDSGKSTTTGHLVYKCGGVDQRKLEKFEKAAAQMGKSSFKFAWLLDKLKAERERGITIDISLLKFNTQKYSMTIIDAPGHRDFIKNMITGTSQADVALLVVSAAKGEYEAGVSRSGQTREHALLAYTLGVKQIIVCVNKMDLTEPPYSQKRYDEVVRGVKVFLKKIGYDTNAVPFVPISGWIGENMITPTQKMPWYQGWKVRLREGAESGKTLLEVLDSIKPPVRTINKPLRLPLQDVYKIGGVGTVPVGKIETGVLKPGMTLMFSPAKLTAEVKSIEMHHQGLDTALPGHNVGFNIKSVSVKNLQRGDVAGNAQHDPPSDVRSFEAQVIILNHPGKIKMGYSPVLDCHTTHVTCRFAELKEKLDRRTGKKLEDNPQLLQSGDAATVKLVPIKPMCVESFFTYPPLGRFAARDLKQTVAVGVIKSVEKEKGSKASQKTQPSK; this is encoded by the exons ATGGTGAGAGAAAAGGCTCACGTTAACGTCGTCATCATCGGCCATGTTGACAGCGGCAAATCCACCACCACTGGACACCTGGTCTACAAGTGTGGCGGTGTGGACCAGCGGAAACTGGAGAAGTTTGAGAAGGCTGCAGCCCAG ATGGGGAAGAGTTCCTTCAAGTTCGCCTGGCTGCTGGACAAGCTGAAGGCTGAGCGGGAGCGGGGAATCACCATCGACATCTCTTTGCTGAAGTTTAACACCCAGAAATACAGCATGACCATCATTGACGCACCTGGACACAGAgacttcatcaaaaacatgatcaCTGGCACATCCCAG GCTGATGTTGCCCTGCTGGTCGTCTCCGCAGCCAAAGGGGAATATGAAGCGGGTGTTTCCAGGAGTGGCCAGACCAGAGAGCATGCCTTACTGGCTTACACTCTGGGCGTCAAGCAGATCATAGTGTGTGTGAACAAAATGGACCTCACGGAGCCGCCGTACAGCCAGAAACGGTACGACGAAGTGGTCCGAGGAGTGAAGGTCTTCCTCAAGAAGATCGGCTATGACACCAACGCCGTGCCGTTTGTTCCGATCTCCGGCTGGATAGGCGAAAACATGATCACACCAACACAAAAG ATGCCGTGGTACCAAGGCTGGAAGGTCCGACTGAGGGAAGGTGCTGAAAGCGGAAAGACTCTTCTAGAAGTTCTGGACTCGATCAAACCTCCAGTGCGAACAATCAACAAACCACTACGGCTCCCTCTGCAAGACGTCTACAAAATTGGAG GTGTTGGGACAGTTCCAGTGGGAAAGATTGAAACTGGAGTCCTCAAACCAGGCATGACCTTGATGTTCTCCCCTGCCAAGCTCACTGCAGAAGTGAAATCCATAGAAATGCACCACCAGGGTCTGGATACGGCTCTGCCAGGGCACAATGTTGGCTTCAACATCAAGAGCGTCTCTGTAAAGAACCTGCAGCGTGGAGACGTGGCCGGCAACGCCCAGCACGACCCTCCTTCTGACGTCCGCAGCTTCGAAGCTCAG GTAATCATCCTGAATCATCCAGGGAAGATAAAAATGGGCTACTCTCCGGTCCTGGACTGCCACACCACTCACGTCACCTGCCGATTTGCTGAGCTGAAGGAGAAACTTGACCGCCGAACAGGGAAGAAACTGGAGGACAACCCGCAGCTGCTGCAGTCTGGAGATGCAGCTACAGTCAAACTGGTTCCCATTAAGCCCATGTGTGTGGAGAGCTTCTTCACATACCCTCCTTTAG GTCGCTTTGCAGCAAGAGACTTGAAGCAGACAGTTGCAGTGGGAGTGATAAAGTCTGTGGAGAAGGAGAAAGGGTCAAAAGCTTCCCAGAAAACACAACCATCTAAATGA